Within Telopea speciosissima isolate NSW1024214 ecotype Mountain lineage chromosome 8, Tspe_v1, whole genome shotgun sequence, the genomic segment gaaacaaaaagagagCCAGACATTGAAGAGAATGGCGTCAAACTCAATTCAAGAGGATTCAAATTTGACTCAGATTGACAGAGAACACCCCAAACTACATActaaaagaaggggggggggggggggacaagaagaagaagaaacaaagagacTACAACCTGACCAAAATCAGAGAGCCTTGAGCATATCCTCAGCGCTGCTCACCGTAAACGCACCACCCTCCTCCAAATTCAAAACTTTCACAACCCCATCATCCGCAAGAAGAGCATACCTCCTGGAACGCACCCCCAACCCAACAGGCTTATCACTAAGATCAAGCTCAGTCCCAATCGCCCTCGTAAATTCTCCATTCCCATCAGAAAGCAACAAGACCTcatcctcaatcttcaaatccTCCTTCCAAGCCTTCATCACAAAAGCATCGTTCACCGAGATACAAGCGATGGTATCGATACCCTTCGCCTTCAACTCACCAGACTTCTCAACAAACCCAGGAAGATGTTTCTGAGAACAAGTAGGGGTGAAAGCTCCAGGTACAGCGAACAAAATAGCTTTCTTGCCCTTGGTGAGGTCAGAGACTGTGATGGTTTGGACTTCTTCGGCGGAGTCTAAGTAAGAAAAGGTGGATTCTGGAAGTTTGTCACCGACTGAAATGGTGGAGGCGATGAGGGTTTTGGAGGCGGAAGTGGTGGCGCATCTGAGAGGTGAGCGTCGGAGACTAAGGCGGAGAGGAGAAGCGAAGGAGAAATTTGAAGAGAGGGTCTTGGGCTGTAAACGAGCTGTGTTCGAGAATGAAGTGGCTGACGGAGCTGTAATCAGTCTCGCCATGGTTAGAGAAGCTGTGACCGCCATTGCTTagtatcagagagagagagagagagtcgctTTATCAGGTACGAATTGAGAATCGAATCAGTCGTTGGTATAGTTGGGATTGATGCGGAGAAGACGAGGAGATGGTGCCGTCGTGGTAGGCACGCAAAATCCATGAATTCCGCCTGGAAAAGAACGATTCCAATAGGTTTAGATAGTGTTTTTTTCTCAGCAC encodes:
- the LOC122672714 gene encoding peroxiredoxin-2E-2, chloroplastic-like; translated protein: MAVTASLTMARLITAPSATSFSNTARLQPKTLSSNFSFASPLRLSLRRSPLRCATTSASKTLIASTISVGDKLPESTFSYLDSAEEVQTITVSDLTKGKKAILFAVPGAFTPTCSQKHLPGFVEKSGELKAKGIDTIACISVNDAFVMKAWKEDLKIEDEVLLLSDGNGEFTRAIGTELDLSDKPVGLGVRSRRYALLADDGVVKVLNLEEGGAFTVSSAEDMLKAL